From the genome of Perognathus longimembris pacificus isolate PPM17 chromosome 19, ASM2315922v1, whole genome shotgun sequence:
tttgaccctgaatcctcagatctcagcctcccaagagccaccagtgccggtaGGCGACTCCACTTTGGCCAGATGTTTTCACCTTGAACCTTCTGGTGGTATGCTGCCTGTCACCATTGAAAGCTGCCCCTCGCGTGCCTGGAAGATATTTACATGGCAGTGCTATTTCAAAGTACCAAAAAATCCCCGTGTTGCTCATGTGGTTGGCAGAACCCTACCCTGTGTTCAGCAGACCACTCATGAGCGAGTCTCGCCATCCGCACCACAGGCCTGCCGCAGGCAGCTCAATGGGAGGAGATTTCCGCTTACAGCCACATCGTGTGGCCAGGACACGGGGCATTCATCACCCTCCATTTCTagattaatttgtttttttaatgactaTGTCATCATTTTGAAACTAACTGCCTTGTGTAGCAGCCAATAATCTTCTGGATGTCTGTATTAGAACTGGGTTTGAGGATAAATGATGATAGAACACGAAAATAACAGTAGTTTAAACAAAAGTTTATCTCTGTCCGTCACGGATTGGGAAAGCCGTTATCAGAGACCTGTGTTCCATCTTGTTTCTCTGCCTTAATAACCAGGGTTGGAGTCCTACATTGAAGTAGCCACGCGGGCTCAAAGATGGAGTTCCCCCCGTGGGTTCCTTAGGGAGTGAATAGGGCGAGAAACAAATGGGGCAGTTGACACAACGGTACTTGTTACAGCACCGACAAGCCCTGAGGGTATCATGCTAAGTCAGATAAGACTCTTTTACTGGGTGGTGGTCCCCAGAGACGTTAAATCCACAGATGGGTGGTGGTCAGGGCTTGGGAGAGAAAGGGTGGGTGGGCTCTTGTTGAAAGGGAGTGGGTTGGGCGTGGGATGAGGAGAAATCTTGGGGATGGGAGTGGGTGGGAGGTACTTGCAGAACCATGGGAACACATACGCTTGAGGATGGGCGCCATGCTGAAgtttgttatttgcattttacaattaaaatggCTAAAATATTCTGGGTGGGTATTTTTTACACACATCAGTTTATATAATCAGACGAAAATCATTCTATTTAAGAGACTGTCCCCCCAAGAATCTTGATATGGTTTTGAAATTCTAGCTCAGTGTTTAAAAACATAGAAACAGAGAGTAACTAACTAGAGAAGCTCATAGCTCCCTTCACCCAAGATTAAGAcctgggtttatttttttatttttatttttatggtcctggggttgaactcagagccttgaacttgctaggtggGCTCTCTACTGCGTGAGCCATACCCCACAGCTCCGTTTTCTTAAAACttacttttcagggctgggaatatggcctcgtggtagagtgcttgcctcgtaaacttATTTTCCAGATACAGTTTTGCCTTTGCTCTGACCAGCCTTGGAATATGATTCTCCTTAATCACCCTGCACCAGCCCgtttatagacatgaaccaccgtgtctagcttgtttgttgagatggagtcttgcttacattttacctgggctggcttcgaaatgcagtcctcctgatctctacctcctgggattacaggtgtgcaccaccacatttACTCACGTCCTTGATACATAATTTAAAGATTTTCAGTTAGTGATTAGATCAttgctttcttgatttattcatttatgctggtactgggatttgaactcagggccttaataCTTGCTCAGGTTGCTTACttagcttgctttcttttttttttggccagtcctgggccttggactcagggcctgagcactgtccctggcttcttcccgctcaaggctagcactctgccacttgagccacagcgccgcttctggctgttttctgtatatgtggtgctggggaatcgaacctagggcctcgtgtatccgaggcaggcactcttgccactaggctatatccccagccccttagcttgctttcttggctggcactccaccacttgtgaCACTCCTCCACGTTTACCTTTTGCTGAACTCCATCTCTCTTGGTTGTTTCTTTCTGGACTGGCTTTCATCCTCTGGATCTCggctctgagcagctaggattacagctgtgtgaCACTGGTACCCGACTCCATTGCCTTAATTATTGAATAGCATTTGCATTTACCCTCCTTATTCTCAGAGCTTGGAAAGTCAACTATGAACATTTTATATCTGTGAACTGAACTGGCAAAGGCTTCAAATACCTGCCTATTATAAAACAGCATTGTGAAAACGAGTGGTCTGTAAACTTTTCTGTAAATATCTAGGTAGTAAATTCAGTCTTTGAGAAATGCATTGGTAGGTGACTTCATGATCAGGCAATTTGTCATTGTGCAAACCTCATAGAGGGTCTTGACACAAACCTAGTCGCTATAGCCTATTGCTCCCAGCCTATATACCTGTACAGTAGGCTATTTTTCCTGAATACTGACACCAACACAGTAGTAACACAGTGATAAATATTCATGTACCCAGTTTTGTTCTGCTTCATTATAATCTACAGAGCCCACAATCACAAATATGAGCTGTCATTTGCTCAGTCATTTTATATAACACAGGGCTACATTTAGGCTTTGTGGCCCATATTCTTCAATTTATAAATGTCTTTGTAACGATGTCAAAACTTTGGCTTGTGGAGCTATTCAAAAAAGGGACTGTAGTTGGGGGCCGGGGGCTCCccgctataatcctagctactcagaaggctgagatctgaggactccggttcgaagctagtccaggcaggaatgtctgtgagactttttccaCTGAACTAccccaaaagacagaagtggggctgtggctcaagtggtagagggctagcttttagcaaaagcagctcagggacagcactcaggccctgagttcaagcctcaggatgggcaccatagaaagggagggggattttaatattttctgtgcAGCTGTAATTTTCTGGCCTGTTACAACCTCAGGCCCTTCTGCCATCAAACTACAACTCAAAACATAGGACATCTGATTAAGATGTAAGACTCTAGGTAACTCTGTCTAGAACTGAGTAGAATAGGATGGGTAGGACCTGTGAGTTTATTTTCTGAAGCTCTGACAGGGATGATTTAGGAGTGAGTGAACGCAGGTGAAACAGTGGACCCCAAGTGTGTAATGGAGCAGTCTTCCCATAAATACCATTGGTTTCAACCCCAGGATATACATAAAGCACATGAGTTGGGCTTTTTCACCCTCGGAGAAATTCATGTGTTACTTAtgcccagaaaaaaagaaaatgcctgtCATCCACTACAAATGTTAATTGGTGTACTTTGGAAGCATCCAATTGAATATGAGCTATTAGAACCCCAAATTCCCCCTTCAGAATGCTTTTCCTGAAGGATTCTGGGTCACAGAAGATTAGTATAAGAATATCCACCTATACCCTACTGCCCATGAGAGACTCAGTGACATGGTCAAATCCCAGCTCTACCACTTACACCGTTTTGTAGCTTTGTGACCTCACTTACGTTGCTTAGAGACCCATTTTACCATttgggtggtggtagtggtggtgacaATTTAATCCTCCTAAGGCTGCTGCGGGATTAATGTATTATGTAGAATGTTGGGCACATAAATACTATCTATATGTTTTGGCTGTTTTCAGAACTCTCAGTATTATAGCAGCATTCATCACAATAGTAAAAATCAGAAAGGTATCCAGGCACTAATGGTTCATACctagagtcctagctactcaagaggctgagatgattgcagttcaaagccagcctaggcaggaaagtctgtgagactcatctccaatagactacttagaaaaagctagaagtggcgctttggctcaagtagtgaagtgctaaccttgaacaaaagctaagggatagtgtccaggccctgagttcaagctccaggacaaaaataaataaaaccagaaagCTACCCCAGCCTCCCTCAACCAGGACTTCATAAGAATGGTGGCatattcatggggctgggaaggtggcttagcagtcagcacgcaggaagccctgggttcgattccccagcaccacatacacagaaaaagccggaagtggtgctgtgtctcaagataTGGAGTgagagccttgagaaaaaaagaagccaaggacagtgctcaggccctgagttcaagccccaggactggcaacaacaacaacaacaaaaagaatggtgGCATATTCATGCCATGGAATACTGAATAACATATTCAAGGAAGTAGTTAACATGATCTATACAGTGCTCATGAAGGAACTACATTGCTTACGTGGAATTTGTTCTATAAAATACTTTGTGTGTGGCAGGGggtgttactgggacttgaacttatggcctcatGATCTTGCTTGGTTTTCTTACTCATaggtggtattctaccacttggccacacctctcgtctagctttttgttggttaataggagctaagagtctttgaatttcaaatcacaatcctgagCTCTCCTCTTGcctagttaggattatgggcacaGCCAACGGCACCCCACTAAAATAGGGGTTTGCTGTTGGATGAGAACTTAGCAGTGCTCACATACTTTTAGTtagtttttctaaatttaaactcAAAACGTAGTAGCCATAACTAGATCAAATAATCTTGTACCTATTAACAATGCCTTATAGACACAATTAGCATTAAATGTGCACATGGAGTCTTGTGCATCCACAGGAAAAAGGGCAATGTTTCTGACAGGTGTAGGAAAAATCTAGTCAAATAGTTAAAAGGTGAAATAGCAACAAAATAAGTTGTCTCTAGAGAGAAGAGAAATCAGAAAATACCCAGAACTACTATGCAGATATGAAAAGTCAGCCTTCCTGATTGGATAGTTCCTTCAGTTTACTCCAGGATTCAAGGCAGCTGGTACATGGTGCTCAGGAGTGGACAAATCTATGGACCGCTTCACTTCCAAAAGCCACTGAGAATCTAGCGAGTTTCTTGGGAAGCAGCATATACACTGCCTTCTGGATATCTTCCGGGGTGAGAGTACGACGCTTTCTGTAATTCATCAGCTGGTGGGCTTCCACAGCAATCATTGCAAAGGTCTCATTGATCAGGGTGTTCAGGAAGTCCATGGTGCTAGATGCTATGCCCCTGCAGGGAACAACTTCCTTCAGGATCTTGCTTATGTAGAGGGAATAATTTCTACGGCCGATACTGGTGCTGGAGTGGGACTTCTTTCTGGAGATTGGGCTTAGCTGTTCTCCGAAGATTGTAGACTTTCCGCTGTTGCTTGATCTGGCCATAGTGATGTTGTTCCCTTTATCGGGTaggcatggagggaggaagggcctaAGCAGGGAGAGATGTACTCCTATTTATAATGACAAGTCACAATCAGGCTGCCAGGTCTTCTCTCTGATTGGTGATTACTTTTCCTATGTCACAATCACTTGGCAACAGCACTGATTTATTGTTAAGGGCAAATCTTCTCTTTGCCAACTAAGGTTTTCCTAAAAAGAAGGGAAGGTGGTAGAAGATTGAGGCCAACTTCAAGTAGAAACGAGTTctccttatgtatttatttatttttatcttttaggtgcctgcctggggcttgaactcagtgtccaggtactgtccctgagcatctttgctcaaagccagcacttgacctacagctccacttcagcctttttttttttttggtttttgttttggctggctaattggagaggagtctcatggagtttcctgccctggctttctttgaactgcgatcctcagatctcagcctcctgagtaactaggatttcaggcttgagccaccagtgcctggcttccttttttttttttttttaataaactttatTTCTTAGCAATTTATAAGCATCCTGCCCAATATTCTCAGAATTAGGCAAAACATGGTGAAATTTGAGGGGGCTTTTAAGGTCTATAAAAGAAAGGCTACCAAATTCCAGGtcactgtgtttaaaaaaaagcaGGCATGAATTCATTTAATAAGCacacaaataattaaatcagCCATTACAAATCTCAGAATGATTGTTTTATAAGTGTACAGTTAATTTATCATAAAAGAAGTGGTTTTATAATGAAAGAATGTGAAGCTCTAAGAGGAATCATGAtcgttttgtttttgctgggagatgtattttgtttgtttttgtctttatgtgccagtactgctggcttgaattcagggcttcacacgCTTGATCAAAACAAGAttctatttatccatccatccatccatccatccatccatccatccatccatctgtttatttacttatggtggcactggggtttgaactcaggaccctatgcttgctaggcaagcattctactgcttgaaccacatctcGAGTCCTAAGGATCATATCATGACCTTTATTCTTACTGAAACTGAACTTTTTTCTAGATATCAGGAGAAAGTATAAACAATGCAAGGATTAAAATTCCCCCATAATATTTGCGCTATGTGCATTAATTTTTCATAATGATAATATCCTGACAATTTCAGAAATCTCATTACCTGGTCTGTTTTTACTCAGTCTTGTAATTCTTTCATTAACAAAAATGTTTGTAGGATTGTTTTTGCCCAAGTGTCACGCTGACGTTCATGCATTTCTAGGAGAATTAGAAAGAAATAACCAAAACAATAATCAGgaactatttttgtgtgtgccaatcctgaggcttgaactcagagcctgaacaccatccctgagtttttatgctcaggcTAATGCtcctccacttgaaccacagctcgactctggctttttcttggttgattgcaggtaagagtctcatagacttctctgcccaggctggcttcaaactgtcatcctcagatttcacatCTCCTGAGTTCCTGGCAGCTGGCTTTTGGGGACAGTTTAACTGTTCACAATTTGCTTCTACTATTAATGCCACCACTAAATGCCTTTCAGAATGAGCTTCTTCACAGAGAAGGCGAGCGGAGCAATTTCTCCAACTCTGTCTGAACTTCTGTctcctctttgtctcttttttttctctctcaaatccAAAGAGAGATGATGTAATCATAAGGATAACACTGACCTAACTCTGATTTGTGCAGACAACAGACCTGGTGTGTATATAGCCACATTGGACTACTACTCATGCGTCTGAGCCTGCATCTTCTGACAGGAATATGGGGGCTTTGGGATGAGCAATCTTCAGTGAGATCTTGCTAATTTTGCAAAATAATTATTTATCTTGCTTAGTTATAGAGTAGCTTCATTTACTACCATTTAGAAGTATTACTTGATCAGGGAGAGAATATTCATTCCCTCCTCCTCACGGGTCCATATTGGAGAGTTAGTATGAGATGGAATAACACCCCTGGCCTCCGTGTCCCACTGCTTCCTGTAACAGATAACTTGCTTGCTTGAGGAGGTGGAGCCAAGTGGCCTATCTCAGTCTTTGCTGAATTCAAATTAGGATCCAACTGTGGACAGCTCTGTGCCAGGGAATCCACCACTCAGCTAGCCGTGGGGTAGTGAAGTAGGTCATTATACTTCattattttttggggggcggggggtactGGTGCtgaaactcaggacttgagccctgtcccttagctttgtcacttgaggctggtgctctactactcgaaccacagctctgcttttggtggtaaattgagataagagtctcatagactttcctccatgatctggcttcaaaccataatcctgggctgggaacatggcctagtggtaaagtgctcgcctcgcatacatgaagctctgggtttgattcctcagcaccacatatatagaaaaaagccggaagtggcgctgtggctcaagtggcagagtgctagccttgagcacaaagaagccaaggacagtgctcaggccctgagtccaagccccaggactgacaacaaaaacaaaacaaataaacaaagaatgaGCGGAAatttaggaaaatggagggactAGGTGGAGTTTGGAGGGATGTGGAAGAAGGATGAAAGGGACAACACTGATCagtatgcctgtaatcataagcCGATAGGTTACatggtaatccctttgtacagctactaagataataaaaataataataaagaatgaaCAAGAAActaaaaaccattaaaaaaacaccatcatcctcagatctcatcttcctaagtagctggaagtgtgaaccactggcacctggctcttcatctttctttctttctttctttctttctttctttctttctttctttctttctttctttctttctttctttctttctttctttctttcccttccttccttccttccttccttccttccttccttccttctttcttccttcctttcttcctccctcctccctccttccttcatttctttattactttatttcatttcattttttttcctttttaaatacaaAGAAGTCTATTGTTGTCCTGCACAAAAAGGCTTTTATTCGAATAATTGGTTTCTAAGAAAGCTAACATTTTgatctccttttttttctggtttcttcAACTTTCTTTTGGTGCTTAGGTAGGGAGATAGAAGAGACTAAAATAAAAgagagtttcaaaaaaaaaataaaagagagtttCAAAGCCCCAGAGGCGGTAACTTAAAACAC
Proteins encoded in this window:
- the LOC125367598 gene encoding histone H2B subacrosomal variant-like — protein: MARSSNSGKSTIFGEQLSPISRKKSHSSTSIGRRNYSLYISKILKEVVPCRGIASSTMDFLNTLINETFAMIAVEAHQLMNYRKRRTLTPEDIQKAVYMLLPKKLARFSVAFGSEAVHRFVHS